A genome region from Tolypothrix sp. PCC 7712 includes the following:
- a CDS encoding BrnT family toxin: MDVYFVLNGVTFVWNEEKAWINPSNHDGVTFQQATEAFFDPFLVVVDASRNDEERDAVIGLDRRWNLLYVVYIERENDIIRIISARKATRKEREYYES; this comes from the coding sequence ATGGATGTGTATTTCGTGCTTAATGGTGTCACTTTCGTTTGGAACGAAGAAAAAGCTTGGATAAATCCCAGCAATCATGATGGCGTGACATTTCAGCAAGCCACAGAGGCATTTTTCGATCCGTTTTTAGTAGTTGTTGATGCAAGTCGTAATGATGAAGAAAGAGATGCTGTTATTGGCTTAGACAGACGATGGAATCTTCTGTATGTCGTCTACATTGAACGTGAAAACGACATAATTCGGATCATTTCAGCTCGTAAAGCTACACGCAAGGAGCGAGAATATTATGAAAGCTGA